From Cronobacter turicensis z3032, the proteins below share one genomic window:
- the yhgF gene encoding Protein yhgF, with protein MCPDFLYITDDIAMMNDSLSRIIASELQARAEQVDAAIRLLDEGNTVPFIARYRKEVTGGLDDTQLRLLETRLGYLRELEERRAAILKSIADQGKLTDELQAAITGTQSKTELEDLYLPYKPKRRTRGQIAIEAGLEPLADLLWNEPSHEPETEAAKFINADNGVADTKAALDGARYILMERFAEDAALLAKVRDYLWKNAHLVSAVVPGKEEEGAKFRDYFAHHEPVSTVPSHRALAMFRGRNEGVLQLSLNADPQFDEPPRESYCEQIITDHLGLRLNNAPADSWRKGVVSWTWRIKVLMHLETELMSTLRERAEDEAINVFARNLHDLLMAAPAGLRATMGLDPGLRTGVKVAVVDATGKLVATDTVYPHTGQAAKAAVVIAALCEKHNVELVAIGNGTASRETERFFLDVQKQFPKVTAQKVIVSEAGASVYSASELAALEFPDLDVSLRGAVSIARRLQDPLAELVKIDPKSIGVGQYQHDVSQSQLARKLDAVVEDCVNAVGVDLNTASVPLLTRVAGLTRMMAQNIVSWRDENGQFRNRQQLLKVSRLGPKAFEQCAGFLRINHGDNPLDASTVHPEAYPVVERILAATEQSLRDLMGNSSALRNVKAVDFTDERFGVPTVTDIIKELEKPGRDPRPEFKTAQFADGVETMNDLQPGMVLEGAVTNVTNFGAFVDIGVHQDGLVHISSLSDKFVEDPHTVVKAGDIVKVKVLEVDLPRKRIALTMRLDEQPGEGNARRGGNSREPQKRPAQNNRKPARDSGAGGNSAMSDALAAAFGKKR; from the coding sequence CTGTGCCCTGACTTTTTGTACATAACAGATGATATTGCCATGATGAATGATTCGCTCAGTCGTATTATCGCCAGTGAGCTTCAGGCCAGGGCTGAACAGGTAGACGCTGCCATTCGCCTGCTTGATGAAGGGAATACCGTGCCGTTTATCGCACGCTATCGTAAGGAGGTCACCGGCGGTCTGGACGACACCCAGTTACGCCTGCTGGAAACGCGTCTGGGTTATCTGCGCGAACTCGAAGAGCGCCGTGCGGCTATCCTCAAATCGATTGCCGATCAGGGCAAACTGACCGATGAACTTCAGGCGGCCATTACCGGCACCCAGAGCAAAACCGAGCTTGAAGACCTTTACCTGCCTTACAAGCCGAAGCGTCGCACCCGCGGGCAGATAGCGATCGAAGCGGGCCTTGAGCCGCTTGCCGATTTGCTGTGGAACGAGCCGTCCCATGAGCCGGAAACGGAAGCCGCGAAATTTATCAACGCCGACAACGGCGTGGCGGACACTAAAGCCGCGCTCGACGGCGCGCGCTATATCCTGATGGAGCGCTTTGCCGAAGACGCGGCGCTGCTCGCCAAAGTGCGCGATTACCTGTGGAAGAACGCCCATCTGGTCTCCGCCGTGGTGCCTGGCAAAGAGGAAGAAGGCGCGAAATTCCGCGACTACTTCGCCCATCATGAACCCGTCTCCACGGTGCCGTCGCACCGCGCGCTGGCGATGTTCCGCGGGCGCAACGAGGGCGTATTGCAGCTTTCGCTCAACGCCGACCCGCAGTTTGACGAGCCGCCGCGCGAAAGCTACTGCGAGCAGATTATTACCGATCATCTCGGTCTGCGCCTGAATAACGCCCCGGCCGACAGCTGGCGTAAAGGTGTCGTGAGCTGGACCTGGCGCATCAAAGTGCTGATGCATCTGGAAACCGAGCTGATGAGCACGCTGCGCGAGCGCGCCGAAGACGAGGCGATTAACGTATTCGCCCGTAACCTGCATGACCTGCTGATGGCCGCGCCCGCCGGGCTGCGCGCCACGATGGGGCTCGATCCGGGCCTGCGTACCGGCGTGAAAGTGGCGGTGGTTGACGCCACCGGCAAGCTGGTCGCAACCGATACCGTCTATCCCCATACCGGCCAGGCGGCCAAAGCGGCGGTCGTCATCGCCGCGCTGTGCGAGAAGCATAATGTGGAGCTGGTGGCTATCGGCAACGGCACCGCGTCGCGCGAAACCGAACGTTTCTTCCTCGACGTGCAGAAGCAGTTCCCGAAAGTGACCGCGCAGAAAGTCATTGTCAGCGAAGCGGGCGCGTCGGTGTACTCCGCCTCTGAACTGGCGGCGCTGGAGTTCCCGGATCTCGACGTGTCGCTGCGCGGCGCGGTGTCTATCGCCCGTCGTCTGCAGGATCCGCTGGCGGAACTGGTGAAAATCGATCCGAAATCCATCGGCGTGGGCCAGTATCAGCATGACGTCAGTCAGAGCCAGCTGGCGCGCAAACTCGATGCGGTCGTGGAAGACTGCGTGAACGCCGTGGGCGTCGATCTCAATACCGCCTCGGTGCCGCTGCTGACCCGCGTGGCGGGCCTGACGCGTATGATGGCGCAGAACATTGTGTCGTGGCGCGACGAGAACGGTCAGTTCCGCAACCGTCAGCAGTTGCTGAAAGTCAGCCGTCTGGGGCCGAAAGCGTTTGAGCAGTGCGCGGGTTTCCTGCGTATTAACCACGGCGATAACCCGCTCGACGCCTCTACGGTTCACCCGGAAGCCTACCCGGTGGTGGAGCGCATTCTGGCGGCGACGGAGCAGTCGCTGCGCGATCTGATGGGCAACAGCAGCGCGCTGCGTAACGTGAAGGCGGTGGATTTTACCGATGAGCGTTTCGGCGTGCCGACCGTGACCGACATTATTAAAGAGCTGGAAAAACCGGGTCGCGACCCGCGTCCGGAATTCAAAACCGCCCAGTTCGCCGACGGCGTGGAGACGATGAACGATCTCCAGCCGGGCATGGTGCTGGAAGGCGCGGTGACCAACGTGACCAATTTCGGCGCGTTTGTGGATATCGGCGTGCATCAGGATGGTCTGGTGCATATCTCCTCGCTCTCCGACAAATTCGTCGAGGATCCGCACACCGTGGTGAAAGCGGGCGATATCGTGAAGGTGAAGGTGCTGGAAGTGGATTTACCGCGTAAGCGTATCGCGCTGACCATGCGTCTCGACGAGCAGCCAGGCGAAGGCAACGCGCGGCGCGGCGGCAATAGCCGCGAGCCGCAGAAGCGCCCGGCGCAGAATAACCGTAAACCGGCGCGCGACAGCGGCGCGGGCGGCAACAGCGCGATGAGCGATGCGCTCGCCGCCGCGTTCGGCAAAAAGCGTTAA
- the greB gene encoding Transcription elongation factor greB: MKTPLITREGYEKLKKELDYLWREERPEVTKKVTWAASLGDRSENADYQYNKKRLREIDRRVRYLTKCLENLKIVDYSPQQEGKVFFGAWVEVENDDGDVKRFRIVGYDEIFGRKDYISIDSPMARALLKKEEGDVATVQTPGGEATWYVNAIEYVK; the protein is encoded by the coding sequence ATGAAAACGCCGTTAATTACCCGCGAAGGCTACGAAAAACTCAAAAAAGAGCTCGACTATCTGTGGCGCGAGGAGCGGCCCGAAGTCACTAAAAAAGTGACCTGGGCGGCAAGCCTTGGCGATCGCAGTGAAAACGCCGATTACCAGTACAACAAAAAGCGACTGCGCGAAATCGACCGCCGCGTGCGCTATCTCACCAAATGCCTTGAGAACCTGAAAATTGTCGATTATTCGCCGCAGCAGGAAGGCAAAGTCTTTTTCGGCGCCTGGGTTGAGGTGGAAAACGACGACGGCGACGTAAAGCGTTTTCGTATCGTCGGCTATGACGAGATTTTCGGACGCAAAGATTACATCTCCATCGACTCCCCCATGGCCCGCGCGCTGCTCAAAAAAGAGGAAGGCGACGTGGCGACCGTCCAGACGCCGGGCGGCGAGGCCACCTGGTATGTGAACGCCATTGAGTATGTGAAGTAA
- the feoA gene encoding Ferrous iron transport protein A yields the protein MQFTPNSSWKITGFAREISPAYRQKLLSLGMLPGSSFEVKRVAPLGDPIHIETRRVSLVLRKKDLALLQVEATR from the coding sequence ATGCAATTCACACCTAACAGCAGCTGGAAAATCACGGGTTTCGCCCGGGAAATCAGCCCGGCCTACCGCCAGAAGTTACTGTCGCTCGGCATGCTGCCGGGTTCATCGTTTGAGGTAAAACGCGTAGCTCCCCTGGGGGACCCGATTCATATCGAAACCCGACGCGTAAGCCTGGTGCTGCGAAAAAAAGATCTGGCGCTTTTGCAGGTTGAAGCGACCCGCTGA